One stretch of Lucilia cuprina isolate Lc7/37 chromosome 6, ASM2204524v1, whole genome shotgun sequence DNA includes these proteins:
- the LOC111681663 gene encoding V-type proton ATPase catalytic subunit A, whose protein sequence is MSNLKRFDDVEEESKYGRVFAVSGPVVTAECMAGSAMYELVRVGYYELVGEIIRLEGDMATIQVYEETSGVTVGDPVLRTGKPLSVELGPGIMGSIFDGIQRPLKDINELTNSIYIPKGVNVPCLSRTASWEFNPLNVKVGSHITGGDLYGLVHENTLVKHKMIVGPRAKGTVRYIAPAGNYNVEDVVLETEFDGEITKHTMLQVWPVRQPRPVTEKLPANHPLLTGQRVLDSLFPCVQGGTTAVPGAFGCGKTVISQALSKYSNSDIIIYVGCGERGNEMSEVLRDFPELSVEIDGVTESIMKRTALVANTSNMPVAAREASIYTGITLSEYFRDMGYNVSMMADSTSRWAEALREISGRLAEMPADSGYPAYLGARLASFYERAGRVKCLGNPEREGSVSIVGAVSPPGGDFSDPVTSATLGIVQVFWGLDKKLAQRKHFPSINWLISYSKYMRALDDFYDKNFPEFVPLRTKVKEILQEEEDLSEIVQLVGKASLAETDKITLEVAKLLKDDFLQQNSYSSYDRFCPFYKSVGMLKNIIAFYDLARHSVESTAQSENKITWNVIREAMGNIMYQLSSMKFKDPVKDGEAKIKADFEQLHEDLQQAFRNLED, encoded by the exons atgtcCAACTTGAAGAGATTCGACGACGTTGAGGAAGAATCCAAATATGGTCGCGTATTTGCCGTATCAGGTCCTG TCGTCACTGCCGAGTGCATGGCTGGCTCGGCTATGTACGAGTTGGTACGTGTAGGCTACTATGAATTGGTGGGTGAAATTATCCGTTTGGAAGGTGATATGGCCACCATTCAAGTATACGAAGAAACCTCTGGCGTAACCGTGGGCGATCCCGTCTTGCGTACTGGCAAACCCTTGTCCGTTGAATTGGGTCCCGGTATTATGGGCAGCATCTTTGACGGTATCCAACGTCCCTTGAAAGACATCAACGAATTAACCAACTCTATTTACATTCCTAAGGGTGTCAATGTACCCTGTCTGTCTCGCACCGCCTCTTGGGAATTCAATCCCTTGAACGTTAAAGTCGGCTCCCACATTACCGGAGGTGACTTGTACGGTTTGGTCCATGAAAACACCTTGGTTAAGCACAAAATGATTGTTGGTCCCCGTGCCAAGGGTACCGTCCGTTACATTGCCCCCGCTGGCAACTACAATGTCGAAGATGTTGTCTTGGAAACTGAATTCGATGGTGAAATCACCAAGCACACTATGTTGCAAGTGTGGCCCGTACGTCAACCCCGTCCCGTAACTGAAAAATTACCCGCCAATCACCCCTTGTTGACTGGTCAACGTGTCTTGGATTCTTTGTTCCCCTGTGTACAAGGTGGTACCACTGCTGTGCCTGGTGCTTTCGGTTGTGGCAAAACTGTCATCTCACAA GCCTTGTCCAAATACTCCAACTCTGATATCATTATCTATGTCGGTTGCGGTGAACGTGGTAACGAAATGTCTGAAGTATTGAGAGATTTCCCCGAATTGTCTGTTGAAATCGATGGTGTCACTGAATCCATCATGAAACGTACCGCCTTGGTTGCCAATACCTCTAACATGCCTGTCGCTGCTCGTGAAGCTTCCATTTATACCGGTATTACCTTGTCTGAATACTTCCGTGATATGGGTTACAACGTATCTATGATGGCTGATTCTACCTCCCGTTGGGCCGAAGCTCTTCGTGAAATTTCTGGTCGTTTGGCTGAAATGCCTGCCGATTCCGGTTACCCAGCCTACTTGGGTGCCCGTTTGGCCTCCTTCTACGAACGTGCTGGTCGTGTCAAGTGTTTGGGTAACCCTGAACGTGAAGGTTCCGTTTCCATTGTCGGTGCTGTATCTCCTCCTGGTGGTGATTTCTCTGATCCCGTTACTTCTGCCACTTTGGGTATCGTACAAGTGTTCTGGGGTTTGGACAAGAAATTGGCCCAACGTAAACATTTCCCCTCCATCAATTGGTTGATTTCCTACTCCAAATACATGCGTGCTTTGGATGATTTCTATGACAAGAACTTCCCCGAATTCGTGCCATTGCGTACCAAGGTCAAGGAAATCTTGCAAGAAGAAGAAGATTTGTCCGAAATTGTACAATTGGTCGGTAAGGCTTCATTGGCCGAAACTGACAAGATCACTTTGGAAGTCGCCAAATTGCTTAAGGACGATTTCTTGCAACAGAACTCCTACTCATCATACGACAGATTCTGCCCCTTCTACAAGAGTGTGGGTATGTTGAAGAACATCATTGCCTTCTACGACTTGGCTCGTCACTCCGTCGAATCCACCGCTCAATCTGAAAACAAAATCACCTGGAATGTCATCCGTGAAGCTATGGGTAACATTATGTACCAATTGTCTTCCATGAAATTCAAG gATCCCGTTAAGGACGGTGAAGCCAAGATCAAGGCTGACTTTGAACAATTACACGAAGATTTACAACAGGCTTT
- the LOC111681661 gene encoding protein ALP1-like, whose amino-acid sequence MIFTFFSAFSYNNFIKMASNTKFMMLSLLNLYLTYREVKNGKVVPRNRRNLRRRIKAEIEQSKYKQTNSTISSFPTNTTQLPNQQDQLRPVQTNKPNLKRTLNNARPVKARRRIKKDEDNAKTEKKPRIRRWAIRPTNRYRVIDNYHRKVFGNIKSMSQEQFFVHTRMTKPMFDWLLSIAKSSLIKKAQRVFAQERLAITLNYLAYGTSLQSLAYKHKLGKSTIREVVLSTCTVLWNLLSPIYLCEPTTSQYADIADEFNSKWHMPNCVGAIDGKHVSHRHRIMKKDTHNINMLIIGACDAKYKFTAVSVESFNNQSEEELLKLSPFGNALLSGNLSLPASKPLYPSSAAFPHYFITHSLLSLRKHIMRPYKGTCLKAENHIFNHKITNAYSAIENTFGVLTARWRVLSTTIEFLQENCKTIILACIVLHNYIMTNDEDQLYCPENFVDRVEDDGTVVLGEWRKELKYNGDKPLRSVVFNTRSRPSYEAINLRDILANYIANETVHYEIEIL is encoded by the exons atgatttttacgttttttagtgcattttcttataataattttataaaaatggccTCGAATACAAAGTTTATGATGTTAagtcttttaaatttatatttaacttatAGAGAAGTAAAAAATGGTAAAGTTGTACCCCGGAATAGAAGAAATTTAAGGAGACGAATCAAAGCTGAAATAGAGCagagtaaatataaacaaacaaatagcaCCATTTCATCATTTCCAACAAACACAACACAATTACCAAATCAACAGGATCAACTTAGACCTGTACAAACCAATAAACCAAATCTAAAAAGAACTCTTAACAATGCAAGACCTGTTAAAGCaagaagaagaattaaaaaaGACGAGGATAATGCTAAAACAGAGAAAAAACCACGCATCAGAAGATGGGCCATACGTCCAACAAACCGTTATCGTGTTATAGATAACTATCACCGAAAAGTGTTTGGAAATATTAAATCAATGAGTCAAGAACAATTTTTTGTGCATACTAGAATGACCAAACCTATGTTCGATTGGTTGTTATCAATTGCAAAAAGTTCTTTAATTAAGAAAGCTCAAAGAGTTTTTGCACAAGAAAGACTGGCAATTACATTAAA TTATTTAGCTTATGGAACTTCTTTACAATCGCTTGCTTACAAACATAAATTGGGTAAATCAACTATACGAGAAGTTGTTTTGAGTACATGCACTGTTTTGTGGAACTTACTATCGCCGATATATCTTTGTGAACCCACAACTTCTCAGTATGCTGACATTGCTGATGAATTTAATAGCAAATGGCATATGCCCAATTGTGTGGGTGCTATCGATGGCAAACATGTTTCCCATCGTCATCGCATAATGAAGAAAGATACACATAATATAAACATGTTGATAATTGGAGCATGTGATGCAAAGTATAAATTTACCGCTGTTAGTGTTGAAAGTTTCAATAATCAGAGTGAAGAAG aACTATTAAAATTATCACCCTTCGGCAATGCGTTATTATCTGGGAATTTGTCATTACCTGCAAGTAAACCATTATATCCTTCATCTGCTGCCTTCCCTCATTACTTTATTACCCATTCATTATTATCGTTAAGAAAACATATTATGCGTCCCTATAAAGGAACCTGCTTAAAAGCAGAAAACCATATTTTCaaccataaaataacaaatgctTATTCTGCTATTGAAAATACCTTTGGAGTATTAACAGCCCGTTGGCGTGTACTTTCAACTACAATTgaatttttacaagaaaattgtaaaactatTATATTGGCATGCATTGTACTACATAATTATATAATGACCAATGATGAAGATCAACTGTATTGTCCAGAAAATTTTGTAGATCGAGTAGAGGATGATGGTACTGTAGTACTGGGCGAATGGCGcaaagaattaaaatataatggtGATAAACCATTACGATCTGTGGTGTTCAATACGCGCAGCAGACCTTCTTATGAGGCTATAAATTTAAGAGATATTTTAGCGAATTACATTGCAAATGAGACAGTACATtatgaaattgaaatattataa
- the LOC111681665 gene encoding CDK-activating kinase assembly factor MAT1, with translation MDDQACPRCKTTKYRNPSLKLMVNVCGHTLCESCVDLLFLKGSGSCPECMVPLRRNNFRIQLFEDPMVEKEVDIRKRILRDYNKKEEDFNSLQEYNDYLEEIESIIYNLCNNIDIIGTNKRIEQYKKENRDIIQRNKTRMGREEYELEEMLELEKAQEEARRQELLDLEAEQKKKKAREKEALIDELMCSGKNASAIVSEFAEKVEKLREEEKQLPPPKPASQFSSGIKFGRSADHQFLPVPKVEEGPLYVHETPLLYMEGPPCPAVYEIENKGYMSHVRAETSVERAGGYRATYACQRALLEAMQGLFHGSITY, from the coding sequence ATGGATGATCAGGCCTGTCCACGTTGTAAAACAACAAAGTATCGCAATCCATCCTTAAAGTTGATGGTAAATGTATGCGGGCATACATTATGTGAATCATGTGTAGATCTTCTATTCTTAAAAGGTTCCGGCTCATGTCCAGAATGTATGGTACCGCTAAGGCGTAATAATTTTCGCATACAACTCTTTGAGGATCCCATGGTCGAAAAAGAAGTGGACATACGAAAACGTATTCTACGAGACTACAATAAAAAAGAGGAGGATTTCAATTCGCTACAAGAATACAATGATTATTTAGAGGAAATTGAGTCCATCATATACAATCTTTGCAACAACATTGATATAATTGGTACAAACAAACGCATAgaacaatataaaaaagaaaatcgtgATATAATACAACGTAATAAAACACGAATGGGACGTGAGGAATATGAACTGGAAGAAATGCTGGAATTAGAAAAGGCTCAGGAGGAAGCCAGACGGCAAGAATTGCTAGACCTTGAAGcagaacaaaagaaaaagaaggCACGTGAGAAGGAGGCTTTGATCGATGAATTAATGTGTAGTGGAAAGAATGCTTCTGCTATTGTTAGTGAATTtgcagaaaaagtcgaaaaattacGTGAAGAAGAAAAACAGTTACCTCCACCAAAGCCAGCTTCACAATTTTCATCTGGTATTAAATTTGGCCGTTCTGCTGATCATCAATTTTTGCCAGTTCCCAAAGTTGAAGAGGGTCCCTTATATGTACATGAAACTCCACTACTCTATATGGAAGGTCCACCTTGTCCAGCTGTAtatgaaattgaaaacaaagGCTATATGTCTCATGTTAGAGCAGAAACTTCCGTTGAACGAGCAGGTGGCTATAGAGCGACATATGCTTGTCAACGAGCATTGCTCGAAGCAATGCAGGGATTGTTTCATGGTTCCATTACATACTAG
- the LOC111681659 gene encoding DNA primase large subunit has protein sequence MDFRRKTKPRIEYKPEYENLEQKYPHNVLLYRLPPIEDIQIQEFEELSLERLKVLRILEQAHTKGLRLLSDDWKEYVHAELSREGLKGYLRLCTNGGATATNNASKHEFELQARRRDYISHFILRLVYCRTMELKRWFLAREMELFKYKFSTMTPAEIKHFLELHKLNYTPLSQEQKNAVKDGLFESTMGQSVAKIEMLDFYKVPFTQVLDLVRSRRCYLKDGQAYVNTNDFISIVAVKQMDEIEHGLQAAQRSIRDVETDERLFHLLKSLHTSYTGKDYTVSKNANVPIESLDQLSKKSFPLCMRVCHEHIRATHHIKHDGRMQYGLFLKGIGVTLEDSIRFWREEFCRKMDPEKFSKSYQYNIEHNYGKKGSMVNYTPYSCLKIIQENAVPGSVHGCPYKIYDQTTLKNKMAAAGLSSGHVQEVMSFVAKGHYQLACGKFFQITHESSEDVAITHPNQYFEQSQIVQGNRTVEKKPGNLQRKTIKSSQSMNETTMFMNNDDDDELWNLIEMPKDTASSTQQSATTNTQIDWDDDLDLTAIEC, from the exons atggaTTTTAGAAGAAAAACTAAACCACGTATAGAATACAAGCCAGAATATGAAAATCTGGAACAGAAATATCCACACAATGTGCTGCTCTACCGTCTGCCGCCAATCGAAGATATACAAATCCAAGAATTCGAAGAATTATCGCTGGAACGTTTGAAAGTTTTGAGAATATTGGAACAGGCGCACACAAAAGGTTTGCGTTTATTGTCCGATGATTGGAAGGAGTATGTTCATGCGGAACTTTCTCGAGAAGGTTTAAAAGGTTATTTGCGCTTGTGCACTAATGGCGGTGCAACAGCTACCAATAATGCCAGTAAACATGAGTTCGAACTGCAGGCCAGACGACGAGATTACATATCACATTTTATATTGAGATTAGTTTATTGTCGTACCATGGAGTTGAAACG TTGGTTTTTGGCACGTGAAATGGaacttttcaaatataaattttccactATGACTCCGGCAGAAATTAAACATTTCCTAGAGCTACACAAATTAAACTATACACCTTTGTCACAGGAACAAAAGAATGCTGTCAAAGATGGCCTTTTCGAAAGCACGATGGGACAGAGTGTGGCCAAGATAGAAATGCTGGATTTTTATAAGGTACCATTTACCCAAGTGCTCGATTTGGTTCGATCGCGTCGTTGCTATTTGAAAGATGGTCAGGCATATGTTAACACAAATGATTTCATATCGATTGTGGCCGTAAAACAAATGGATGAAATCGAACATGGACTGCAAGCTGCCCAACGTTCGATTAGAGATGTAGAAACTGATGAGCGTTTGTTTCATTTGCTCAAGTCATTGCACACCTCATATACGGGCAAAGATTATACAGTTAGTAAAAATGCCAATGTACCCATTGAATCATTGGATCAACTGTCTAAAAAATCATTTCCCTTGTGCATGCGTGTCTGTCATGAACATATACGCGCCACTCATCACATTAAACATGATGGCCGCATGCAATATGGTTTGTTTCTTAAAGGTATTGGTGTAACATTAGAAGACTCTATACGCTTTTGGCGTGAAGAATTCTGCAGAAAAATGGATCCCGAAAAGTTTTCGAAAAGTTATCAATATAATATTGAGCATAATTATGGTAAAAAGGGTTCCATGGTCAACTATACCCCCTATTCGTGCCTCAAAATTATACAGGAAAATGCGGTGCCGGGCAGCGTACACGGATGTCCCTATAAAATTTATGATCAAACCACCTTAAAGAATAAAATGGCAGCTGCTGGTTTATCATCAGGCCATGTTCAGGAAGTTATGAGCTTTGTAGCCAAGGGACACTATCAATTGGCCTGTGGTAAATTTTTCCAAATCACTCATGAATCGTCAGAAGATGTTGCCATTACACATCCCAATCAATATTTCGAACAGAGTCAAATTGTGCAGGGAAATCGCACAGTAGAAAAGAAGCCGGGCAACTTACAAcgtaaaacaattaaaagtagTCAATCAATGAATGAAACCACCATGTTTATGAAtaacgacgatgatgatgaatTGTGGAATTTAATTGAAATGCCCAAAGATACTGCGAGCAGCACACAGCAGTCGGCAACAACAAATACCCAAATTGATTGGGATGATGATTTAGATTTAACAGCAATTGAGTGCTGA